A window of the Procambarus clarkii isolate CNS0578487 chromosome 19, FALCON_Pclarkii_2.0, whole genome shotgun sequence genome harbors these coding sequences:
- the LOC138366277 gene encoding uncharacterized protein, translating to MWFNGPQWLISDQWPEQKPQVIVTNVTVPTENPELPRTLVIDPARYSELNKLVGVTQVVFDFLKKIGIKHNFPSALRYWVKRAQTDTFGTEIDNVPKKLQHDLGLWLDTDNYNLIRCGGRLQHADIDLEAKNPILLPRHHIVSKLIVLHIHKYCTLHGGVLDTLTELRQQYWLPQGRQTVKSIIKSSVVCRRYDARVCPYPGPPPLPKERVVHIHPFETTGVDFTGALTLTGTKDKKPVKAYICLFTCATTRAVHLEVTPDMSAEAFLQAFRRFASRRSCPKLMISDNGSNLVAGEACLRKIWTHPKVRTALTQRQCYWKFIPPRAPWHGGFYERMVGTVKRSLRKTLHRQKIDLQELQTVIIEIEARVNNRPLTYLSDDALQREPLSPAHLMYGRPLKTLVSLTDEEPEDPSYVKESDLVQRFKHLSGVISRWNDVWTREYLTALREYHYGANNPYNRINLNPGDIVLVDSDGPRSEWPIGEIVSVHPDSQGILRIVKVKCKGNTTLKTLEKLVPLELARKEDVQRLPAPDTPVRDIRPQRTAAQQCKLKLKQHYNSEGEE from the coding sequence atgtggttcaatggacctcagtggctaatcagcgaccagtggcctgaacaaaagccacaagtcattgtgaccaatgtcactgttcccactgagaacccggaactacctcggactttggtaattgatcctgctcggtactctgaactgaacaaacttgtaggtgtcacccaagtagtgtttgattttctaaagaaaataggaatcaagcataatttccctagtgccttaaggtactgggttaaaagagctcagaccgacacattcgggacagaaattgacaatgttcctaagaagctacaacatgatctgggtctctggttagacactgacaattataacttgataagatgcggaggacgcttacaacatgctgacatagatctggaagcaaaaaatccaatattgctccctcgtcaccacatagtaagcaaactaattgtgttacatatacacaaatactgcactctgcatggtggggtattagatactctcacagaattaagacaacagtactggctaccccaaggtagacagacagtaaaatccataatcaaatccagtgttgtatgccggagatacgatgccagagtgtgtccatatcctggccctcctccacttccgaaggaacgagtcgtacatattcatccttttgagacaacaggagtagatttcacaggagcactaacactgacaggcactaaagacaagaaaccagtaaaggcctatatctgtctttttacttgtgccacaacaagggcagtccatctagaagtgactcccgatatgagtgccgaagcattcttacaggctttccgcaggtttgcttcacgtagatcttgtcccaagttaatgatttcagacaatgggtccaacttggtggcaggagaagcatgcctgaggaaaatctggacacaccccaaggtacgcacagccctaactcaacggcagtgctattggaaattcatacctcccagagcaccatggcatggaggcttctatgaacggatggttggtacggtgaaacggtctttacggaaaaccctacaccgccaaaagattgaccttcaggagcttcaaacagtaatcatagaaatagaagcacgagttaacaaccgaccacttacctacctctctgatgatgctttgcagcgtgaaccattaagtccagctcatttgatgtatgggagacctctcaaaacacttgtgtcccttacggatgaggaaccagaggatccttcatatgtcaaagagagtgatttggttcaacgtttcaaacatctttcaggggtgataagtcggtggaatgacgtatggactcgtgaatacctaacagctctgagggagtatcattacggggcaaacaatccctataacagaattaacttgaaccctggtgacatagttctggtcgatagtgatggaccacgctctgagtggcctataggagaaatagtctctgttcatccagacagccagggcatcttgagaatagtgaaagtaaaatgcaaaggcaacactactctcaaaactttagagaaattagtacctttagaactggccaggaaagaagacgtacaacgacttccagcacccgatacgccagtacgggacatacgtccccaacggactgctgcacaacaatgtaaactcaaattaaagcagcactataattctgagggagaagaatag